A portion of the Halococcus salsus genome contains these proteins:
- a CDS encoding MrcB family domain-containing protein — protein MDSTPRLGEVLRSILQEYPSPKDIGEGREYHRINSDPDLHELVTGTAEIAVADALGNRADEFKINPTIGQTTMADIPYIPILRPDETQTTQKGIYIVYLFDTDARNLYLTLNQGATEAQRASGLLSGKPYANEILRKHAAMYRELIDCPEQFTNEAASLSEEIAVAGEPEEVSRAKPYNAGTILCRTYDLDELGDLADETVVSDLTTLIDIYEKFLNTLYSVPQFNIGDANVWKISPEGGEEAYWDTWQEESIASVGWKGKSFDFEDLVESPSSPHNSPENQVYSFQEEIEAGDVIIAGSPKKKIDVTFGIGRVTKSYFETMEEFEDPATIGPPEFDHEHFLEVDWHSFPEQGIAVNCLKQGKKLFHNWTLEEFVAEVDHFVGAVGRRMEAADLSNDFEKPIDDVADHLGVSRGDDGYPDKPNHLSGEEEINTQPKTDSTHPLANHIRSTNPSVYKFTAPPDYWLTAYEHAAVGFEPDDQDIWNDLEPGDVLLFHSTAAPGWEELDEQNSSIIGGGIIGNTSTKAREDSWWYDEQEGRPKDDTFPYLVSFEHLYTSGNLADIDFTQEIFAKESTAINAELTALTANSVPFAEANEIYNATGDSGFPGQRTVVPLSNHDQAIALVGQLANSLRESPPVALNKAFDGKLETDEILDGLYFPNNTGEEIIAQIGGALRSRKHVILTGPPGTGKTEIARRIGTYLVEHYPYLYSGSQITTATADWSTFDTVGGYMPGEDGTNNNQLEFTPGLVLNRFKTRSRNIQRNEPLVIDELNRADIDKAFGQLFTVLSGQQVHLPYTKNGDEVEIAPLNGRPDLSPHQYGIPTSWTLFATLNTYDKTSLYEMSYAFMRRFAFIRVPVPTLEERSPEELQTLIESYTDAAVWDITSEELQAGAGVNPLLDVAKVWQAVNTAIDDRAIGPAVVKDILGFLAETPTIPWQRRLTQAVISYIFPQLEGVPKRGTIVKEIADIDHIERDLLEEAARDILQTTIVSDSNG, from the coding sequence ATGGATTCAACACCTCGCTTAGGTGAGGTTCTACGATCGATTCTTCAGGAGTACCCCTCTCCAAAGGATATTGGGGAAGGTCGCGAATACCACCGAATCAACTCGGATCCGGATCTGCATGAATTAGTTACAGGAACAGCTGAGATAGCAGTTGCTGATGCGCTTGGCAATCGAGCTGATGAGTTCAAAATCAATCCGACAATCGGCCAGACCACGATGGCCGATATCCCGTATATTCCAATCCTTCGTCCTGACGAAACACAGACGACACAGAAGGGTATCTATATTGTTTATCTGTTTGATACAGACGCCAGAAATCTCTATCTCACTCTGAATCAGGGAGCTACTGAGGCACAGCGAGCCTCGGGGTTGTTGTCAGGTAAGCCATACGCGAATGAAATTCTCAGGAAACATGCTGCAATGTATCGAGAACTCATCGACTGCCCAGAGCAGTTTACCAATGAGGCCGCTTCCCTTTCTGAGGAAATCGCGGTTGCTGGAGAGCCCGAGGAAGTATCGCGAGCAAAACCCTACAATGCGGGCACAATTCTGTGTCGTACGTATGACCTCGATGAATTGGGAGACTTAGCAGATGAAACAGTAGTTTCTGACTTAACAACTCTTATCGATATATACGAGAAGTTTCTCAACACACTATATTCAGTTCCACAGTTCAATATCGGCGACGCGAATGTCTGGAAGATTTCACCTGAAGGAGGAGAAGAAGCCTACTGGGATACTTGGCAGGAAGAGAGTATTGCCTCAGTAGGGTGGAAAGGCAAATCATTTGATTTCGAGGATTTGGTTGAGAGTCCCTCGTCGCCCCACAATTCCCCTGAAAATCAGGTATATAGTTTCCAGGAAGAGATCGAGGCCGGCGATGTTATTATTGCAGGGTCACCCAAGAAGAAAATCGACGTCACATTTGGTATAGGACGCGTCACGAAGTCTTATTTCGAGACAATGGAGGAGTTTGAGGACCCGGCTACTATTGGTCCCCCCGAGTTCGACCACGAGCACTTTCTTGAGGTTGACTGGCATTCATTCCCAGAGCAGGGTATTGCCGTCAACTGTCTCAAACAAGGAAAAAAGCTGTTCCACAATTGGACTCTTGAGGAGTTCGTAGCTGAGGTGGATCATTTTGTTGGTGCAGTGGGTCGTCGCATGGAAGCAGCGGACTTGAGTAATGATTTCGAGAAACCAATTGACGACGTAGCTGATCATCTTGGTGTCTCTCGTGGAGACGACGGTTATCCGGACAAGCCAAATCATCTTTCAGGGGAAGAAGAAATTAACACTCAACCCAAGACAGACTCCACACATCCACTAGCCAACCACATTCGCTCGACAAACCCGTCAGTCTACAAATTCACTGCACCACCGGACTACTGGCTCACGGCCTACGAACATGCAGCTGTTGGGTTCGAACCGGACGACCAAGATATCTGGAACGATCTCGAGCCCGGTGACGTGCTGCTCTTTCACTCGACAGCTGCACCAGGATGGGAAGAGCTCGACGAGCAAAACTCGAGTATTATCGGCGGCGGGATTATCGGAAATACGTCGACTAAAGCTAGAGAGGATTCGTGGTGGTATGACGAGCAAGAGGGACGACCAAAGGACGACACATTCCCGTACTTGGTGAGCTTTGAGCATCTCTATACGAGCGGCAACCTCGCCGATATCGATTTCACGCAGGAAATCTTCGCCAAAGAATCCACAGCCATCAACGCCGAACTCACAGCCCTCACAGCTAACTCAGTTCCATTCGCAGAAGCCAACGAGATCTATAACGCAACTGGCGATTCCGGCTTCCCCGGTCAACGTACAGTCGTTCCCCTCAGTAACCACGACCAAGCAATCGCACTGGTAGGACAACTCGCAAACTCACTCCGTGAGTCGCCACCAGTCGCACTGAACAAAGCATTCGATGGAAAGTTAGAGACCGACGAAATCCTCGATGGGCTCTACTTCCCCAACAACACTGGCGAAGAGATCATCGCACAGATCGGAGGGGCTCTTCGTTCGAGGAAGCATGTGATCCTTACTGGCCCGCCCGGGACGGGCAAGACGGAAATCGCTCGGCGTATTGGAACGTACCTCGTCGAGCACTATCCCTACCTCTACTCTGGTTCGCAGATCACAACAGCGACAGCCGATTGGTCGACCTTCGATACTGTCGGCGGCTACATGCCGGGCGAAGACGGCACAAACAACAATCAGCTTGAGTTCACCCCTGGTCTCGTACTAAATCGCTTCAAGACGCGTTCGAGGAACATCCAACGCAACGAGCCGCTTGTCATCGACGAGCTCAATCGAGCTGATATCGACAAGGCGTTCGGTCAACTATTTACTGTCCTTTCCGGACAGCAGGTTCACCTCCCATACACGAAGAACGGGGATGAGGTCGAAATTGCGCCACTCAATGGTCGCCCCGACCTCTCTCCGCACCAGTACGGGATCCCGACCTCCTGGACCCTGTTTGCGACGCTCAACACCTACGATAAGACGTCTCTCTACGAGATGAGCTACGCATTCATGCGCCGATTTGCGTTTATTCGCGTCCCAGTCCCTACCTTGGAAGAACGGAGTCCGGAGGAGCTCCAGACGCTCATCGAATCCTATACCGACGCTGCAGTTTGGGATATTACCTCCGAAGAACTACAAGCAGGAGCCGGAGTCAACCCACTTCTAGATGTAGCCAAGGTCTGGCAAGCTGTAAACACCGCTATCGATGACCGTGCTATCGGCCCAGCTGTCGTAAAGGATATTCTCGGCTTTCTCGCCGAAACCCCCACCATTCCGTGGCAACGTCGACTAACACAAGCCGTTATCTCGTATATCTTCCCGCAGCTCGAAGGAGTTCCGAAGCGAGGTACAATTGTCAAGGAGATCGCCGATATCGACCACATTGAGAGAGACCTACTAGAGGAGGCAGCACGGGACATCTTACAGACGACAATAGTCTCCGATTCTAATGGATAG
- a CDS encoding type II toxin-antitoxin system HicB family antitoxin, producing the protein MAEITITEDDGWFVVSDEESGVTTQGETKLEALLMLADALAAYEDSDEDLLATALEVFVPDPEDEELYAELEDEEYELPEVSDEQVSRQREATLWLAKSHKRTDYSEPHRFGMLRALVFGDSYGMAIEQFGDLVSTGYWDVFEAIATRVRDPDTLAEQLNVDREFINEAVTELKMGLVGEASDGSLYAAHRVVGISPYPIDDENIIDWEAHYEHTLARNIDEEELPTTVEEGVFVERQGTEYGWCHDPDSYQPHPDEVVMTFEEADQNGAHSCPRCFPESDYGSRFDVTEMPGGTTKYIQRDPEEDGR; encoded by the coding sequence ATGGCGGAGATCACGATCACGGAAGACGACGGTTGGTTCGTGGTCAGCGACGAGGAAAGTGGAGTCACCACACAGGGTGAAACCAAGCTGGAAGCGTTGTTGATGCTCGCGGATGCGCTCGCTGCTTACGAGGATAGCGACGAGGACCTCCTGGCGACTGCGCTGGAGGTATTCGTCCCCGACCCCGAGGACGAAGAACTCTACGCGGAACTCGAAGACGAGGAGTACGAACTGCCGGAGGTGAGCGACGAACAGGTGTCCCGTCAGCGCGAGGCAACCCTCTGGCTGGCGAAGTCCCACAAACGCACCGACTACTCCGAGCCACATCGATTCGGGATGCTCCGCGCGCTCGTGTTCGGTGACTCGTATGGGATGGCGATCGAGCAGTTCGGGGACCTCGTTTCGACCGGGTACTGGGACGTATTCGAAGCGATCGCGACTAGGGTGCGGGATCCCGATACACTCGCTGAACAGCTCAACGTAGATCGGGAGTTCATCAACGAGGCCGTTACGGAGTTGAAGATGGGATTGGTCGGCGAAGCCAGCGACGGCTCGCTGTACGCTGCCCATCGCGTCGTCGGCATCAGCCCATATCCCATCGATGACGAGAACATCATCGACTGGGAGGCCCACTACGAGCATACGCTGGCCCGGAATATCGATGAAGAGGAGCTACCGACAACCGTCGAGGAAGGCGTCTTCGTGGAACGACAGGGGACGGAATATGGATGGTGTCACGATCCCGACTCCTACCAGCCCCACCCCGACGAGGTCGTGATGACATTTGAGGAGGCGGATCAGAACGGAGCGCATTCCTGTCCACGATGCTTCCCGGAGAGCGACTACGGTAGCCGGTTCGACGTCACCGAGATGCCCGGTGGAACCACGAAATACATCCAAAGAGATCCAGAGGAAGACGGCAGGTGA
- a CDS encoding helix-turn-helix domain-containing protein — protein MSQTAPREEDNIVRDFLSIADLLEETQLARIYTHVYCEDEATVGELIDALEISQGTAYTYVNQLVDAGVLTSTSDTQPQRYTAVNIELTLTADNKREYTISPALIAAVARRASNETIDSYIDRRGIHGLATALTHALAREQGETTHRLVAEDLEMSPLEAEVILQALRPVVHEHFSLEDSGASLADVVDAENLDE, from the coding sequence ATGTCACAGACCGCTCCACGGGAGGAAGACAACATCGTTCGTGACTTTCTCTCGATCGCCGACCTTCTCGAAGAGACCCAGCTCGCTCGCATCTACACGCATGTCTACTGTGAAGACGAGGCGACCGTCGGCGAACTCATCGACGCTCTTGAGATTTCACAGGGGACAGCCTACACGTACGTGAACCAGCTCGTCGACGCTGGCGTTCTCACTTCGACGAGCGACACACAACCACAGCGGTACACAGCCGTCAATATCGAACTCACATTGACCGCCGACAACAAGCGTGAGTACACGATCTCACCCGCTCTCATTGCCGCGGTCGCACGCCGGGCAAGTAACGAGACCATCGATTCGTATATCGACCGTCGTGGGATTCACGGCCTCGCGACCGCGCTCACCCACGCCCTCGCTCGTGAACAGGGTGAAACCACTCACCGCCTCGTGGCCGAGGACCTCGAGATGTCGCCACTCGAAGCCGAGGTGATCCTCCAGGCTCTCCGACCGGTCGTCCACGAACACTTCTCGCTCGAAGACTCCGGTGCCTCGCTCGCAGATGTGGTCGATGCCGAAAACCTCGACGAGTGA
- a CDS encoding site-specific integrase, whose product MVRIDAVTEDFLTDKGKGQGGKSGNYRSDANRELNRFVEFLAQHEDAVTTFEELESGHLRKYARHLTRQGWATGTVRTYYAYVSAFCGWAVREGHLAENVAQRRNATEPIPDDGGHKSGEQQAWSADDRQRVTAFVDEQAHEAIDNVSEDREAAIKACRDRVLVYLLSYSGVRGAEVLRDKSDERRQGLRWEDVHLKDRYVTVFAKKQRLDDRGLPGPVVYPFEAYQRILDVPSPNWPVFPSFHRPTLSQRITETLAERGYTETEIEEIKVDQSLIESCIEFDVAPPSITTDAGRHVLKRLCDQADIELDDDDEYLMPHGARRGAGEVLVRTSGHAAAARALDNSEEVVREHYSHIEAGDLADQMTDAFKEADSQQSSESGE is encoded by the coding sequence ATCGTTCGTATCGACGCAGTTACTGAGGATTTCCTGACGGACAAAGGGAAAGGTCAGGGTGGCAAGAGCGGGAACTATCGTAGCGACGCTAACAGGGAGCTCAATCGCTTCGTCGAGTTCCTCGCTCAGCACGAGGACGCCGTGACGACGTTCGAGGAGTTGGAGTCAGGCCATCTCCGTAAGTACGCCCGACATCTCACCCGCCAGGGCTGGGCGACGGGCACAGTCCGAACTTACTACGCATACGTCTCCGCGTTCTGTGGCTGGGCCGTTCGCGAAGGTCACCTCGCTGAGAACGTCGCCCAGCGACGCAACGCCACCGAACCCATCCCCGATGATGGCGGGCACAAGAGCGGAGAGCAACAGGCCTGGTCTGCCGACGATCGTCAACGGGTCACTGCGTTCGTCGATGAGCAGGCACACGAAGCTATTGATAACGTCAGTGAGGACCGAGAGGCTGCAATCAAAGCCTGTCGCGACCGCGTTCTCGTGTATCTTCTGTCATACTCAGGTGTTCGAGGAGCCGAGGTTCTCCGCGACAAGAGCGATGAGCGTCGCCAGGGACTCCGCTGGGAGGACGTTCACCTCAAGGACCGCTACGTGACGGTGTTCGCGAAAAAACAGCGCCTTGACGACCGCGGTCTTCCAGGGCCTGTGGTCTATCCCTTCGAGGCCTACCAGCGTATTCTCGACGTACCAAGTCCGAATTGGCCGGTCTTCCCCTCCTTCCACCGCCCGACGCTGTCTCAACGGATTACCGAGACGCTCGCCGAGCGTGGCTATACCGAGACGGAAATAGAGGAGATCAAAGTAGACCAGTCGCTTATCGAGTCCTGTATCGAATTCGATGTCGCACCACCCTCGATCACGACCGACGCTGGACGCCACGTTCTCAAGCGGCTTTGTGACCAGGCAGATATCGAACTCGATGATGACGACGAGTATCTGATGCCCCATGGAGCTCGACGCGGTGCTGGCGAGGTCCTCGTTCGCACCTCAGGCCACGCGGCTGCTGCACGTGCTCTCGATAACTCTGAAGAAGTAGTTCGGGAGCACTACTCACACATCGAAGCCGGTGATCTAGCTGATCAAATGACTGACGCCTTCAAAGAAGCTGATAGCCAGCAATCCTCAGAGAGCGGTGAATAA
- a CDS encoding DUF4268 domain-containing protein: protein MVESEEPVFHELVPQAVRDYWTHEAHDFTPWLADSVRNEKVSHLEDELGLDLEVIETERSVGRYNLDILAEVIDDGRQVVIENQLEQSDHDHLGKSIAYAAGVDADIIVWIAPEFSDEHCDAFQWLNQNSREGIDLFAIRLEVWKISESPPAVRLNSIEDPSEWKKKAQRSDGEITDVKQLQEEFWTQFRDRIEQSSTQLSSRKPKPRHYYSNPIGKSGFHISFVNLFSEDELFVDFIIEDNEAAFWDLKSNEETIEEELGYEVQWEEPRETHGGNMRSNIRVVRGADLENREQWEEYLDWLLEYGERFHEVFRHRIQQF, encoded by the coding sequence ATGGTGGAATCCGAGGAACCGGTTTTCCACGAACTTGTGCCTCAAGCTGTTCGGGACTACTGGACACACGAAGCTCACGACTTCACTCCCTGGTTAGCGGACTCAGTACGAAACGAGAAGGTGTCTCACTTAGAGGACGAACTGGGTCTGGATTTAGAAGTGATTGAGACAGAGCGGAGCGTCGGAAGGTACAATCTCGATATCCTTGCCGAGGTCATCGACGATGGGCGGCAGGTCGTGATTGAGAATCAGTTGGAGCAGTCCGACCATGACCATCTCGGGAAATCCATCGCGTATGCAGCCGGTGTGGATGCTGATATAATTGTATGGATTGCACCTGAATTCAGCGATGAGCACTGCGATGCCTTTCAGTGGTTAAATCAGAATAGCCGGGAAGGTATCGACCTCTTCGCAATCAGACTGGAAGTCTGGAAGATTAGCGAATCCCCACCAGCGGTTCGGCTGAATTCCATTGAAGATCCAAGCGAATGGAAGAAGAAAGCCCAGCGATCCGATGGTGAGATAACGGACGTGAAGCAGCTCCAAGAGGAATTTTGGACTCAGTTTCGTGACCGAATCGAGCAGTCTTCGACCCAACTCAGCTCTCGAAAGCCGAAACCACGCCACTACTACAGCAACCCGATTGGGAAAAGCGGATTCCATATCTCGTTTGTAAATTTGTTCAGCGAGGATGAGCTGTTTGTAGATTTCATTATTGAGGACAATGAAGCGGCATTTTGGGATTTGAAATCTAATGAGGAAACAATCGAAGAGGAGCTTGGATACGAGGTACAGTGGGAAGAGCCCCGAGAAACACACGGTGGAAACATGCGAAGTAACATCAGGGTAGTCCGGGGTGCCGACCTCGAAAACCGAGAGCAGTGGGAGGAGTATCTCGATTGGCTCTTAGAGTACGGCGAACGATTTCACGAAGTGTTCCGTCATCGGATTCAACAGTTCTAA
- a CDS encoding aldo/keto reductase: MPADFQRIGLGTYSEENREQWRENVSQALDAGYRAIDTAEVYGNEEYIGEGIDQSEVPREDIFLATKTVHEVEPGPEHEDILSGVEGSLDRLGTDYIDLLYVHWPADLYDPETTLGAFDELREKGKIERVGVCNFEPHQLNRAQEVLDSPLFANQIEMHPLLQQEELVAYAQDHDQWIVAFCPLAQGAVFDVPEIQEIAQRHDASPAQVSLAWLLSKDNVAVIPKASSLGHLHDNLAAQELNLSDEDIVQIDEIEREKRIIDRDYAPWNR, translated from the coding sequence ATGCCCGCAGACTTTCAGCGGATTGGGCTAGGGACTTACTCCGAAGAGAACCGAGAGCAGTGGCGAGAAAACGTGTCTCAAGCACTTGATGCAGGCTATCGGGCTATTGATACGGCTGAAGTGTATGGAAACGAGGAGTATATTGGGGAGGGAATTGACCAATCCGAAGTGCCCCGGGAGGACATCTTCCTGGCGACAAAGACAGTTCACGAGGTGGAACCGGGTCCAGAGCACGAGGATATACTAAGCGGCGTCGAAGGTAGCCTTGATCGACTGGGTACAGACTATATCGATCTGCTGTATGTGCACTGGCCGGCTGACCTATACGACCCAGAAACCACCCTTGGCGCCTTTGACGAACTCCGAGAGAAGGGAAAGATCGAACGCGTTGGCGTCTGTAATTTCGAACCTCACCAGCTCAATCGCGCACAGGAAGTTCTCGATTCGCCACTGTTCGCGAACCAAATCGAGATGCATCCGCTTCTTCAGCAGGAGGAGCTCGTTGCATACGCCCAAGACCACGACCAGTGGATCGTTGCGTTCTGTCCCTTAGCACAAGGAGCAGTATTCGATGTCCCAGAAATTCAAGAAATTGCGCAGCGTCACGATGCATCACCAGCACAGGTGAGCCTCGCCTGGCTTCTTTCAAAAGACAATGTCGCCGTAATCCCGAAGGCATCTAGTCTAGGTCATCTCCACGACAATCTCGCCGCTCAGGAACTCAACTTGAGCGATGAGGATATCGTCCAGATAGATGAAATCGAGCGCGAAAAGCGCATCATTGACCGGGATTACGCACCCTGGAATCGCTAG
- a CDS encoding ADP-ribosylglycohydrolase family protein, translated as MLCEKYHALSADSAEAATVDAVAMGGDTDTIGAVAGAVAGGRFGVDALPECWTSAIEETDEIRRLARQLTR; from the coding sequence ATATTATGCGAAAAATATCACGCGCTGAGTGCTGACTCCGCGGAAGCTGCTACCGTGGACGCTGTCGCGATGGGTGGCGACACCGATACAATTGGTGCAGTGGCAGGAGCTGTGGCCGGCGGACGGTTCGGCGTGGATGCTCTCCCCGAGTGCTGGACGAGCGCCATCGAAGAGACCGACGAGATTCGACGACTCGCTCGTCAGCTAACGAGATAA
- a CDS encoding DNA-directed RNA polymerase subunit epsilon, whose protein sequence is MTDEDAGRYLLPAVEDRHPELLSERDISPLSQLPGDSTVSRADLQRDETVRRWGLVTPSATRIGRADAPEHDLSENVRRLHDERHPAMEGYSRRAHRLEKLRLTHALCSSLDLTPWQRDRAIGTMVDLDLTAFGSQRAIPKVALVVIRHVVDREREHHLGLHDDEWIADQSPEKLAALYEQFHSITDEERFTSLCENHDLDTTSLNRLRRTLVDQLDERDLHDAVYGHNPYRDPSLPSAEIRSSA, encoded by the coding sequence ATGACCGATGAGGATGCTGGCCGGTATTTGCTCCCAGCGGTCGAGGACCGCCACCCGGAGCTGCTTAGCGAACGCGATATCTCGCCGCTCAGCCAGCTTCCTGGGGATAGTACTGTCTCACGGGCGGACCTCCAGCGCGACGAAACCGTCCGGCGATGGGGGCTCGTGACGCCGAGTGCGACGCGTATCGGCCGCGCGGACGCACCCGAACATGACCTCAGCGAGAACGTTCGGCGGCTCCACGACGAACGCCATCCCGCGATGGAGGGTTACAGCCGGCGGGCTCACCGTCTCGAAAAACTCCGATTAACCCACGCATTGTGTAGCAGTCTGGATCTCACCCCGTGGCAACGTGATCGCGCTATCGGCACTATGGTCGATCTTGACCTCACTGCCTTCGGCAGTCAGCGTGCCATCCCGAAGGTCGCACTCGTCGTGATCCGCCACGTCGTCGACCGCGAACGTGAGCATCATCTCGGTCTCCACGACGACGAGTGGATCGCCGATCAGTCCCCAGAGAAACTCGCAGCCCTCTACGAGCAATTTCACTCCATTACCGACGAGGAGCGATTCACGAGCCTCTGCGAGAACCACGACCTCGACACCACCAGTCTCAATCGGCTCCGCCGGACCCTCGTCGACCAACTCGACGAACGTGACCTCCACGATGCGGTCTATGGTCACAATCCCTACCGTGACCCGAGCCTCCCGAGTGCCGAAATTCGTTCCTCGGCTTGA
- a CDS encoding HNH endonuclease signature motif containing protein, protein MLNPPYGIIVKIQTIFAPFDSECTLTGTQEDELLDLAHVLPGSQRPDLAENPSNVLVLNSLHHRAFDAALFTIDSDYRIRVSPAFDPAHPFLHETTVERQGEQLSFPPTTAIEPSFLEELNTGLSWL, encoded by the coding sequence ATGCTCAACCCACCTTACGGTATCATAGTGAAAATACAGACTATCTTCGCTCCATTCGACAGCGAGTGCACACTGACCGGGACCCAGGAAGACGAGTTGCTAGACTTGGCTCACGTCCTCCCAGGAAGTCAGCGTCCCGACCTCGCGGAGAATCCAAGCAACGTGCTGGTGTTGAACTCGCTACACCACCGCGCGTTCGACGCTGCCCTGTTCACTATCGATAGCGACTATCGGATCCGAGTGAGCCCCGCGTTCGATCCTGCCCATCCTTTCCTCCATGAGACGACCGTCGAGCGACAAGGCGAGCAACTCTCGTTCCCGCCGACTACGGCGATCGAGCCGTCGTTTCTCGAGGAGCTCAACACTGGTCTATCGTGGCTGTAG
- a CDS encoding GNAT family protein, whose translation MDATQRSDQFRGSGHSSVTRRPVPVAPSFLRSSHSPSSRYQHIDMDHDTLFPTRIETDRLLLERLCHDNVGLQEYYRICSNDEAIDEVTEYVTWSPHETLKETKEYIDTVESEWNDGDGASYLIRPVSPDTDEIVGAAGLSIDWDRRAGTLGTWLRKPYWGRGYSGERATALISLAFEQLDLDVIEVSHHPDNDKSQRAIEKYIEAHGGRRDGVLRNGLVYQDGTVVDIAHYSITRDEYREAAETE comes from the coding sequence GTGGACGCCACACAGAGAAGCGACCAGTTTCGCGGTAGCGGCCATTCGAGCGTCACTCGGCGGCCGGTCCCCGTTGCTCCCTCGTTTCTTCGCTCGTCTCACTCTCCGAGTAGCCGCTACCAACATATTGACATGGACCACGACACGCTGTTTCCGACACGCATCGAAACTGACCGCCTCCTACTCGAACGCCTCTGCCACGACAACGTGGGTCTGCAGGAGTACTACCGTATCTGCTCGAACGATGAGGCTATCGACGAGGTCACTGAGTACGTCACATGGTCACCCCACGAGACGCTCAAAGAGACCAAAGAGTACATCGACACCGTCGAATCCGAGTGGAACGACGGCGACGGAGCTTCGTACCTCATTCGACCGGTTTCACCGGACACCGACGAGATCGTCGGAGCAGCCGGGCTAAGCATCGATTGGGATCGCCGGGCGGGGACACTCGGCACATGGCTCCGCAAACCCTACTGGGGGCGGGGCTACTCGGGTGAGCGCGCGACCGCACTCATCAGCCTCGCGTTCGAGCAACTTGATCTCGACGTCATCGAGGTGAGTCATCACCCTGACAACGACAAGTCACAGCGTGCGATCGAGAAATACATCGAGGCGCACGGTGGCCGACGAGATGGTGTCCTCCGAAACGGTCTGGTCTATCAAGATGGCACCGTCGTCGATATCGCCCACTACAGCATCACGCGAGATGAGTATCGGGAGGCGGCTGAAACTGAGTAG
- a CDS encoding endonuclease NucS yields the protein MMFSVDREAGRLDDVIERSFHDLDVLERYDLQEWVIEKPRILGEELLIVTSEFQNFVHTRERLDVLALDPAGKLVVVELKRDKADETTDLQAIKYASYCATLTAQDVQEEYRKFHRKRTDSPMPPEDVGDRFISFLDEPDEPFTIDEEGWAEFELDDRPRILLAAGEFGREITAPVIWLTREFGMEITCIRVDAYEHQDRVLLNSRQIIPTPEVEEYLTRRQEKERRQSETRRGRTINALLDSGALESGQQVVYNPDQVPKSIDREYDPLNEFWQAEVTGNTGQSNNVRWLHNGKTYSFTGLTKELLNELIDRDRGLALNGYNYWIQPDYDRTLADLRDEPVRAE from the coding sequence ATGATGTTCAGCGTGGATCGTGAGGCAGGCCGTCTTGACGACGTTATCGAGCGGTCGTTCCACGATCTCGATGTCCTCGAACGCTACGACCTCCAAGAGTGGGTTATTGAGAAGCCGCGTATTCTCGGAGAGGAGTTGCTGATCGTCACTTCGGAGTTTCAGAACTTCGTCCACACGCGCGAACGGCTGGACGTGCTCGCCCTCGACCCCGCAGGAAAGCTAGTCGTAGTAGAGCTAAAGCGGGACAAGGCCGATGAGACTACCGACCTCCAAGCGATCAAGTATGCGAGCTACTGCGCGACACTCACTGCTCAAGATGTTCAAGAAGAATACCGGAAATTTCACCGAAAACGTACGGATAGTCCGATGCCACCAGAGGATGTCGGGGATCGCTTTATCTCTTTTCTTGATGAGCCAGATGAACCGTTCACCATAGATGAAGAGGGCTGGGCAGAATTCGAGCTCGATGACCGTCCTCGTATCCTGCTGGCAGCAGGCGAATTCGGCAGAGAGATCACTGCACCAGTCATTTGGCTCACGAGAGAATTCGGGATGGAGATCACCTGCATCCGCGTCGATGCCTATGAGCACCAAGACCGAGTCCTACTGAATAGCCGGCAGATCATCCCCACTCCAGAAGTTGAGGAGTATCTGACACGCCGTCAAGAGAAGGAACGAAGACAAAGTGAGACGCGGCGTGGACGGACAATCAACGCGCTTCTCGACAGTGGAGCACTTGAATCGGGCCAGCAGGTAGTCTATAACCCAGATCAGGTTCCAAAGAGCATCGACAGAGAGTACGATCCTTTGAACGAATTCTGGCAAGCGGAGGTAACAGGCAATACAGGCCAGAGCAACAACGTTCGGTGGCTCCACAATGGTAAGACCTACTCATTCACTGGCCTTACGAAAGAGCTGCTCAACGAACTCATCGACCGCGATAGAGGGCTAGCGCTCAACGGTTACAATTACTGGATACAACCGGACTACGACCGAACGCTCGCGGACCTTAGAGACGAACCTGTGCGCGCAGAATAA